A stretch of Endozoicomonas sp. SCSIO W0465 DNA encodes these proteins:
- the purH gene encoding bifunctional phosphoribosylaminoimidazolecarboxamide formyltransferase/IMP cyclohydrolase translates to MAVTTRPIRRALISVSDKTGIVEFARALHQYSVEILSTGGTYALLAENGIPAIEISDYTGFPEMMDGRVKTLHPKVHGGILGRSDQDETVMDEHGIKPIDLVVANLYPFEQTIARPDCDLATAIEHIDIGGPTMVRAAAKNYLDTTIVVNAGDYQWVLDSMTANDGSIDLTTRFDLAVKAFEHTAGYDGAIANYLGTLLDSDDDEPETFPRTLNSQFMKVEDLRYGENPHQKAAFYTEKNPLEGTVSSAKQLQGKALSYNNIADTDAALECVKSFDLPACVIVKHANPCGVATGADILEAYNRAYQTDPTSAFGGIIAFNRKLDITTARTIIERQFVEVIIAPEVDVEAAAILRDKQNIRVLSAGQLPVGQTPFLDFKRVNGGLLVQDYDTHLVDSAELKVVTDRAPTEQEMADLQFAWKVARFVKSNAIVYARNAQTIGIGAGQMSRVYSARIAGIKAADEGLEVRGSVMASDAFFPFRDGIDAAASAGITAVIQPGGSMRDQEVIDAANQAGIAMVFTGVRHFRH, encoded by the coding sequence ATGGCAGTCACGACACGCCCGATTCGACGGGCTCTGATTAGCGTTTCCGACAAAACAGGCATTGTCGAATTCGCCCGGGCCCTGCATCAGTATTCGGTTGAAATCCTATCCACGGGCGGAACTTATGCACTGCTGGCAGAGAATGGCATTCCCGCCATTGAGATTTCTGACTATACCGGCTTCCCGGAAATGATGGACGGCCGGGTAAAAACCCTTCACCCAAAGGTTCATGGTGGTATTCTGGGCCGCAGCGACCAGGACGAAACAGTGATGGACGAGCATGGCATCAAGCCTATCGACCTGGTGGTCGCCAATCTCTACCCCTTCGAGCAAACCATTGCCCGCCCTGACTGCGACCTGGCCACCGCCATTGAGCATATTGATATCGGCGGCCCCACCATGGTTCGTGCTGCTGCCAAGAACTACCTCGATACCACCATTGTGGTGAATGCCGGTGATTACCAATGGGTACTGGACAGCATGACAGCCAATGATGGGTCGATTGACCTCACCACCCGTTTTGATCTGGCCGTTAAGGCGTTTGAACATACGGCTGGCTACGACGGTGCGATTGCCAACTACCTGGGTACCCTCCTTGACAGCGATGACGATGAGCCGGAAACCTTCCCCCGCACCTTGAACAGCCAGTTTATGAAAGTGGAAGATCTGCGCTACGGTGAAAACCCACACCAGAAAGCCGCTTTCTACACGGAAAAGAACCCGTTGGAAGGCACGGTGTCCAGTGCTAAACAACTGCAGGGTAAAGCACTTTCTTACAACAACATTGCCGATACCGATGCGGCACTAGAGTGCGTTAAGTCATTTGATCTGCCAGCCTGTGTAATCGTCAAGCATGCTAATCCCTGCGGTGTTGCAACCGGCGCAGACATCCTGGAAGCCTACAACCGTGCTTATCAAACCGATCCCACTTCCGCGTTTGGTGGCATTATCGCCTTCAACCGCAAGCTGGATATAACGACGGCCCGTACCATTATTGAACGCCAGTTTGTGGAGGTCATCATTGCTCCCGAAGTGGATGTTGAAGCGGCCGCCATTCTCCGGGATAAGCAGAACATTCGTGTGCTGAGCGCAGGCCAGCTGCCTGTCGGGCAAACCCCATTCCTGGATTTTAAACGCGTCAATGGTGGTCTGCTGGTTCAGGATTACGATACCCACCTTGTCGACTCAGCTGAACTGAAAGTAGTCACGGATCGCGCACCGACCGAACAGGAAATGGCGGACCTTCAGTTCGCCTGGAAAGTGGCCAGGTTTGTCAAGTCCAACGCCATTGTCTACGCCCGGAATGCTCAGACCATCGGTATCGGCGCGGGCCAGATGAGCCGTGTCTACAGCGCCCGCATTGCCGGCATCAAAGCAGCGGATGAAGGGTTGGAAGTTCGTGGTTCTGTGATGGCATCCGATGCCTTCTTCCCATTCCGTGACGGCATTGATGCGGCAGCCAGTGCAGGTATTACTGCCGTCATCCAGCCCGGTGGTTCCATGCGAGACCAGGAAGTGATTGATGCTGCCAACCAGGCCGGCATAGCCATGGTGTTTACCGGCGTTCGTCATTTCCGTCATTGA
- the aroB gene encoding 3-dehydroquinate synthase yields MLELKVDLMERSYPIFIGSELCSNADYFQPYIKGRRVAIVTNGTVAAFYLDLIKHTLANYELTVITLPDGEKYKNLDTLNLIFDQLLQERHTRKTTLLALGGGVIGDMTGFAAACYQRGVDFIQVPTTLLSQVDSSVGGKTGVNHALGKNMIGAFYQPNAVIIDTTTLNTLPDRELSAGLAEVIKYGLICDKPFYQWLQENIGRLRDRDPEVLSYAIHQSCQDKARVVEADETESGIRAILNLGHTFGHAIETHMGYGSWLHGEAVSAGMVMAADLSCREGNISREDVDGLVALLESVSLPVMPPAGISPERFLELMAVDKKVLDGQLRLVLLDAIGNAVVTDRFSHKNLMDSLQQFST; encoded by the coding sequence ATGTTGGAACTTAAAGTCGATCTGATGGAGAGAAGTTATCCCATTTTTATCGGCTCTGAACTCTGTTCAAACGCTGATTATTTTCAGCCTTATATCAAAGGCAGGCGTGTTGCGATTGTTACCAACGGGACAGTTGCAGCTTTCTATCTGGATCTTATCAAGCACACCTTGGCAAATTATGAGTTAACGGTAATCACTTTGCCGGATGGTGAAAAGTATAAGAATCTTGACACACTCAACCTTATTTTTGATCAGCTTTTACAGGAACGGCATACACGAAAAACAACATTACTGGCATTAGGTGGCGGTGTCATCGGGGATATGACCGGTTTTGCGGCGGCCTGCTATCAGCGGGGTGTGGATTTTATTCAGGTGCCAACGACTCTGCTCTCCCAGGTTGACTCTTCGGTGGGGGGAAAGACCGGGGTCAACCATGCCTTGGGTAAAAACATGATCGGAGCATTCTATCAGCCCAATGCCGTCATTATTGATACAACGACACTGAACACCTTACCAGATCGGGAGCTTTCAGCGGGGCTGGCAGAAGTGATCAAATATGGCTTGATTTGTGATAAGCCATTTTATCAATGGTTACAGGAAAATATCGGGCGTTTGAGAGATCGTGACCCGGAGGTACTTTCCTATGCCATCCATCAATCCTGCCAGGACAAAGCCCGAGTGGTCGAGGCGGATGAAACCGAGTCCGGTATCCGTGCCATTCTTAACCTTGGACACACCTTTGGCCATGCAATAGAAACCCATATGGGTTATGGCTCCTGGTTGCACGGTGAAGCGGTTTCTGCCGGTATGGTGATGGCAGCTGATCTTTCCTGTCGGGAAGGGAATATATCCAGAGAAGACGTCGATGGTCTTGTCGCTTTGCTTGAGTCGGTGAGCCTGCCGGTCATGCCTCCTGCCGGTATTTCGCCGGAGCGCTTTCTTGAGCTAATGGCGGTGGATAAAAAAGTACTGGATGGCCAATTGCGGTTGGTGCTTCTGGATGCTATTGGCAATGCAGTGGTTACGGACCGTTTTAGTCATAAAAATTTAATGGACAGCCTTCAGCAGTTCTCTACCTGA
- the purD gene encoding phosphoribosylamine--glycine ligase, whose translation MKVLIIGNGGREHALAWKASQDDHVTQVFVAPGNAGTASENKVANIDIDALDIARQVEFALAENIGLTIVGPEAPLVAGVVNQFEQAGLAIFGPSQAAAQLEGSKAFTKDFLARHNIPTAAYQNFTDIEPAKAYVKQQGAPIVVKADGLAAGKGVILARTEQEAFDAIDDMLAGNAFGAAGHRVVIEEFLTGEEASFIVMVDGKNILPLATSQDHKARDNGDKGPNTGGMGAYSPAPVITQEIHERAMKEVIIPTVEGMASEGMPYKGFLYAGLMVEADGTPRVLEYNCRFGDPETQPILMRLKSSLVELCLAGTRGELDKAEVEWDSRTALGVVMAAGGYPEAYRKGDEITGIDNVSNVSDASNVKVFQAGTRIDDSKTLTNGGRVLCVTALGNTVKEAQELAYKAVKTINWKDVYYRTDIGHRGITREEA comes from the coding sequence ATGAAAGTGCTGATCATCGGTAATGGCGGGCGGGAGCATGCCCTGGCATGGAAAGCGTCTCAAGACGACCATGTTACACAAGTGTTTGTCGCTCCCGGTAATGCTGGCACCGCTTCTGAAAACAAAGTGGCCAATATTGATATCGATGCACTGGATATCGCCAGGCAGGTTGAGTTTGCCCTGGCAGAAAATATTGGCCTGACCATTGTCGGTCCGGAAGCGCCACTGGTGGCTGGCGTTGTTAACCAGTTTGAACAAGCAGGGCTGGCAATATTCGGCCCGTCACAGGCAGCGGCCCAGCTGGAAGGCTCCAAGGCCTTCACCAAAGATTTCCTGGCCCGCCATAACATCCCCACCGCCGCCTACCAGAACTTTACTGATATTGAGCCAGCCAAAGCCTACGTTAAACAGCAAGGTGCACCTATTGTGGTGAAGGCTGACGGTCTTGCTGCAGGCAAGGGCGTGATTCTTGCCCGGACGGAACAGGAAGCCTTTGATGCTATCGACGATATGCTGGCCGGCAATGCTTTTGGTGCAGCAGGTCACCGCGTAGTGATAGAAGAGTTCCTGACTGGTGAAGAAGCCAGCTTTATCGTCATGGTGGATGGCAAGAACATTCTGCCACTGGCCACCAGCCAGGATCACAAGGCTCGGGATAATGGCGATAAAGGTCCGAATACCGGTGGCATGGGTGCATACTCACCAGCCCCGGTAATAACTCAGGAGATTCATGAGCGCGCCATGAAGGAAGTCATCATTCCTACCGTTGAAGGCATGGCCAGCGAGGGTATGCCATACAAAGGCTTCCTCTATGCCGGATTGATGGTTGAGGCCGATGGCACACCCAGGGTACTGGAATACAACTGTCGTTTTGGTGACCCTGAGACCCAGCCAATCCTGATGCGCCTGAAATCAAGCCTGGTAGAACTCTGTCTGGCTGGCACCCGTGGTGAGCTGGACAAGGCTGAAGTTGAGTGGGATAGCCGCACCGCCCTTGGTGTCGTCATGGCTGCCGGCGGTTACCCGGAAGCCTACCGCAAGGGGGATGAAATCACTGGCATCGACAATGTCAGCAACGTCAGCGACGCCAGCAACGTAAAAGTCTTCCAGGCCGGAACTCGTATTGACGATAGCAAAACCCTGACCAACGGCGGTCGTGTTCTCTGTGTGACTGCACTGGGCAATACCGTGAAAGAAGCGCAAGAGCTGGCCTACAAGGCAGTAAAGACTATTAACTGGAAAGATGTTTACTACCGCACCGACATCGGCCACCGGGGCATCACCCGTGAGGAAGCGTAG
- a CDS encoding FAD-dependent oxidoreductase: MSQIPLNNGSSLSRRDSLGQKERLNNHFQFVDVGRHDPDKKSLRQRKTEFVEIYQPFDEKQVKSQAHRCLSCGNPYCEWKCPVHNYIPDWLKLVSEGRLFEAADLSHQTNTLPEVCGRVCPQDRLCEGACTLNDGFGAVTIGSTEKYITDTALALGWRPDMSRVSWTDKKVAIIGAGPAGLGCADVLVRNGVTPVVFDKNPEIGGLLTFGIPEFKLEKHVMSRRRDVFTEMGIEFHLSTEIGRDIAMEKLLEEYDAVFMGMGTYTYMKGGFPGEDLEGVHDALPYLISNVNRNLGFEQDPAEFIDMKGKRVVVLGGGDTAMDCNRTAIRQGARSVTCAYRRDEENMPGSRREVANARQEGVNFLFNRQPVAIVGEGKVEGIRLVTTELGEPDENGRRRPQVVEGSDQILEADVVLVAFGFRPSPADWFEQHDIQIDESGRVVAPEKAKYKFQTSNPKVFAGGDMVRGSDLVVTAIWEGRQAAEGILDYLDV; encoded by the coding sequence ATGTCACAGATACCGTTAAACAATGGCAGCAGCCTGAGCCGGAGAGACAGCCTGGGCCAAAAAGAGCGGCTTAATAACCACTTTCAATTTGTTGATGTGGGTCGTCATGACCCGGATAAGAAAAGCCTGCGTCAGCGAAAAACAGAATTTGTTGAAATCTATCAGCCGTTTGATGAAAAGCAGGTCAAAAGTCAGGCGCACCGTTGTCTGTCCTGTGGTAACCCATATTGTGAGTGGAAGTGTCCTGTTCACAACTACATTCCGGATTGGCTGAAGCTGGTCTCCGAAGGTCGTCTTTTTGAGGCGGCCGACCTGTCACACCAGACCAATACGCTGCCAGAGGTGTGCGGACGGGTTTGTCCACAGGATCGCCTCTGTGAAGGGGCCTGTACGCTAAATGACGGTTTTGGTGCGGTAACGATCGGGTCAACCGAAAAATACATTACCGATACGGCGCTGGCTCTTGGCTGGCGCCCGGATATGTCCAGGGTGTCCTGGACCGATAAAAAAGTGGCCATCATTGGTGCCGGGCCTGCTGGTCTTGGCTGTGCTGATGTGCTGGTGCGCAATGGTGTGACGCCTGTCGTGTTTGATAAAAACCCGGAAATCGGCGGGTTGCTGACCTTCGGTATTCCAGAATTCAAGCTGGAAAAACACGTCATGAGTCGTCGTCGTGATGTGTTTACTGAAATGGGAATTGAGTTCCATTTGAGTACGGAGATCGGTCGGGATATCGCCATGGAAAAGCTGCTGGAAGAGTATGATGCGGTGTTCATGGGTATGGGTACCTACACCTATATGAAAGGGGGATTCCCGGGTGAAGATCTTGAGGGGGTCCATGATGCGCTACCTTACCTGATCTCCAATGTGAACCGTAACCTCGGCTTTGAACAGGATCCGGCAGAGTTCATCGATATGAAGGGCAAGCGGGTGGTGGTGCTTGGTGGTGGTGACACCGCCATGGACTGTAACCGTACCGCCATTCGTCAGGGGGCCAGGTCAGTTACCTGCGCTTACCGTCGGGACGAAGAGAATATGCCCGGTTCTCGTCGGGAAGTGGCCAACGCCAGACAGGAGGGTGTGAACTTCCTGTTTAACCGTCAGCCGGTAGCAATTGTTGGTGAAGGTAAGGTTGAAGGTATCCGTCTGGTTACCACAGAACTGGGCGAGCCGGATGAGAATGGTCGCCGTCGTCCACAGGTGGTAGAAGGCAGTGACCAGATACTGGAAGCAGATGTGGTTCTGGTGGCATTTGGTTTCCGTCCAAGTCCGGCTGACTGGTTTGAACAGCACGATATTCAGATTGACGAAAGTGGTCGGGTAGTAGCCCCTGAAAAAGCAAAGTACAAGTTCCAGACCAGCAATCCCAAAGTGTTTGCCGGTGGTGATATGGTTCGGGGATCTGACCTGGTGGTCACTGCCATCTGGGAAGGGCGTCAGGCAGCTGAAGGCATTCTTGATTACCTGGATGTCTGA
- the hemE gene encoding uroporphyrinogen decarboxylase has product MTPLKNDRFLRALLREPVDVTPVWMMRQAGRYLPEYRETRARAGDFMALCQNAELACEVTLQPLERFPLDAAILFSDILTIPDAMGLGLYFEAGEGPKFKKPVRTAADVEALSVPDPVKDLGYVMDAVRTIRRELNGRVPLIGFSGSPWTLATYMIEGGSSKDFRRIKAMMFDQPELLRHVLTVLADSVTSYLNAQIEAGAQAVQIFDTWGGVLSPENYRDFSLYYMDRIVKGLKRENEGRKVPVILFTKNGGQWLEWMADTGADALGLDWTADIGDARQRVGSRVALQGNMDPSTLYASPERIRQEVATILAKFGNGNGHVFNLGHGIHQYVEPEKAGAFVNAVHELSARYHVSA; this is encoded by the coding sequence ATGACTCCATTAAAAAATGACCGCTTTCTTCGAGCTTTGCTCAGGGAGCCAGTTGATGTAACGCCTGTCTGGATGATGCGCCAGGCCGGCCGCTATTTGCCAGAATACCGGGAAACCAGGGCTCGTGCCGGAGACTTTATGGCCCTGTGCCAGAATGCCGAGTTGGCCTGTGAAGTCACCCTGCAGCCATTGGAGCGTTTTCCTTTGGATGCAGCGATTCTCTTTTCCGATATTCTCACTATTCCTGATGCCATGGGGCTTGGGCTCTATTTTGAAGCGGGAGAAGGGCCGAAATTCAAAAAGCCGGTACGTACGGCAGCCGATGTCGAAGCGCTGTCTGTACCCGATCCGGTAAAAGACCTGGGTTATGTGATGGACGCAGTGAGAACCATTCGTCGCGAACTCAATGGCCGGGTGCCACTGATCGGTTTCTCTGGCAGCCCCTGGACGCTGGCGACCTATATGATTGAAGGTGGCAGCAGCAAAGATTTTCGTCGTATAAAAGCGATGATGTTTGATCAGCCAGAGTTACTGAGGCATGTATTGACGGTACTTGCCGACTCGGTTACCAGCTATCTGAATGCGCAGATTGAAGCAGGTGCCCAGGCGGTTCAGATTTTTGATACCTGGGGTGGTGTGCTTAGCCCGGAGAATTATCGTGACTTCTCGCTGTACTATATGGACAGGATTGTTAAAGGCCTGAAGCGTGAAAATGAAGGCAGAAAAGTGCCGGTTATTCTCTTTACCAAAAACGGTGGGCAGTGGTTGGAATGGATGGCCGATACCGGTGCTGATGCTCTGGGCCTGGATTGGACCGCCGATATCGGTGACGCACGTCAGAGAGTAGGTAGCCGCGTCGCCTTGCAGGGCAATATGGACCCCTCAACGTTGTATGCATCACCAGAACGTATCCGACAGGAAGTCGCCACCATTCTGGCAAAATTTGGTAATGGCAATGGCCATGTGTTCAATCTGGGTCATGGTATTCACCAGTATGTTGAGCCTGAAAAAGCAGGTGCTTTTGTGAATGCCGTACATGAACTTTCTGCCAGGTATCATGTGTCAGCATAA
- the gltB gene encoding glutamate synthase large subunit, whose protein sequence is MKAGLYNPGEFRDNCGFGLIAQMEGKKSHHLLTTAIEALTCMTHRGGIAADGKTGDGCGLLIQTPDSFFRAVAKEKFGCELPGQYAVGMVFLNTDKAKAGKGKKTLEKELEKQRLHVVGWRKVPVNIECLGPIAKDLLPGIEQIFVTPEGELDEKEFNARLYMARRYTNMEMAEDQDYYICSLSPRVITYKGLMMPVDLSTFYPDLGDTRFETAICVFHQRFSTNTMPRWQLAQPFRMLAHNGEINTITGNRNWAEARRKKFQSPLLQTLDDISPLVNRTGSDSSSLDNMMEVLVTGGVDLYRAIRMLVPPAWQNVDTMDPDLRAFYEYSSMHMEPWDGPAGLVITDGRNAVCALDRNGLRPSRWVITRNGYLTVASEVGVHGYKPEDVVAKGRVGPGEVLAIDTETGELHQAHDIDDKLKVRQPYKQWLKQNAYRIRSHFSEDDYKVDHFSPEQLNVYQKMFMVTFEERDQVIRPLVESGQEAVGSMGDDTPMAVLSNRTRTVYDYFRQQFAQVTNPPIDPLREAIVMSLETCLGRELNLFEETPEHAARVILKSPILSTAKFLDLMSVRHQHKSLETETINLTYDPSTGLEQAVLNVCDQAEKAVQSGKVLICLSDRHIDQGLLPVPAAMATGAVHHRLIEKGLRSESNIIVETASARDSHQFAVLIGFGATAVYPYLAYEIINDQIRSGEVITDPREAYKGYRKGIGKGLMKILSKMGISTIASYRGAQLFEAVGLSREIVDLCFCGVQSRIQGARFEDFHYELGLLAETAWKARKPIQQGGLLKYVHDSEYHAFNPDVVQQLQIAVKTGDYQEYRKYAELVNKRPVATLRDLLGLKLSEKALVVDEVEAVGEIVRRFDSAAMSLGALSPEAHEALAEAMNRLGGRSNSGEGGEDEARYGTNRMSRIKQIASGRFGVTPHYLVNAEVLQIKVAQGAKPGEGGQLPGGKVNALIARLRYSVPGVTLISPPPHHDIYSIEDLAQLIYDLKQVNPEALVSVKLVSEPGVGTIAAGVAKAYADLITISGYDGGTAASPLTSIRYAGSPWELGLSEAHQTLRGNGLRGKVRLQTDGGLKTGLDVVKAAILGAESFGFGTTPMIAMGCKYLRICHLNNCATGVATQDQSLREEHFKGEVEMVMNFFTFVAEEVREWLALLGAKTLEEVVGRTELLELLPGLTEKQQNLDLSPILGSADVPVDKPMTCQVDRNPPYDQGELAEEMVRQTIQTIESGEGGEFSFTVGNCDRSIGARLSGEIAKRYGNQGMADQPLKLKLTGSAGQSFGVWNAGGLEMRLEGDANDYVGKGMTGGKLVIFPPVGSSFVTHETAIIGNTCLYGATGGTLYAAGRAGERLGVRNSGANVVVEGAGDHCCEYMTGGLVTVLGRAGHNFGAGMTGGFAYVLDLERSFVDRYNHELVDIHRIDNEAMEPYQSHLLSVLEDYVSETGSAWGQELIDDFYDYSGRFWLVKPKAASLDTLLASTRGSPE, encoded by the coding sequence ATGAAAGCAGGTCTGTATAATCCCGGGGAGTTTCGGGATAACTGTGGTTTCGGGCTAATTGCCCAGATGGAAGGTAAAAAAAGTCATCACCTTTTGACAACGGCGATTGAAGCATTGACCTGTATGACACACCGCGGTGGTATTGCTGCCGATGGTAAAACAGGCGACGGTTGTGGTCTTCTTATTCAAACGCCGGATTCTTTTTTTCGAGCGGTGGCAAAAGAAAAGTTTGGCTGCGAACTCCCCGGGCAATATGCCGTGGGTATGGTTTTTCTCAACACGGATAAAGCAAAAGCCGGGAAAGGCAAAAAAACACTGGAAAAAGAGCTGGAGAAACAGCGACTCCACGTTGTTGGCTGGCGCAAGGTTCCTGTCAATATTGAATGCCTTGGACCTATTGCCAAAGACCTGCTTCCTGGCATAGAACAAATTTTTGTGACTCCCGAAGGTGAGCTGGACGAGAAAGAGTTCAATGCCAGGCTCTACATGGCTCGCCGTTATACCAATATGGAGATGGCAGAAGATCAGGATTATTATATCTGTTCCCTGTCGCCCAGAGTCATCACCTACAAAGGTTTGATGATGCCGGTTGACCTGTCGACGTTTTATCCGGATCTCGGCGATACCCGCTTTGAAACAGCGATCTGTGTATTCCACCAGCGGTTTTCTACTAATACCATGCCGCGCTGGCAGCTGGCTCAGCCATTCCGTATGCTGGCTCACAATGGGGAAATCAACACCATCACCGGTAACCGTAACTGGGCAGAAGCCCGTCGTAAGAAGTTCCAGTCACCGTTGCTGCAGACCCTCGATGATATTTCTCCACTGGTGAATCGCACCGGCTCTGACTCATCCAGCCTGGATAACATGATGGAGGTTCTGGTCACTGGCGGTGTGGATCTTTATCGTGCCATTCGTATGCTGGTTCCACCCGCATGGCAGAATGTCGATACCATGGACCCGGATCTCAGAGCGTTCTACGAGTATAGTTCCATGCATATGGAGCCATGGGATGGCCCCGCTGGCCTGGTGATCACCGATGGCCGCAATGCCGTCTGTGCCCTGGATCGTAACGGCCTGCGCCCTTCACGCTGGGTCATTACCAGAAACGGTTATCTGACCGTGGCTTCCGAGGTTGGCGTTCATGGCTACAAGCCTGAAGATGTCGTTGCCAAAGGCCGGGTTGGACCGGGGGAAGTTCTGGCGATTGATACCGAGACTGGTGAATTGCACCAGGCTCATGATATCGATGACAAACTGAAAGTCCGACAGCCCTATAAGCAGTGGCTAAAGCAGAACGCCTACCGTATCCGTTCGCACTTCAGCGAAGATGATTACAAGGTTGACCACTTTTCTCCTGAGCAGCTGAACGTCTATCAGAAGATGTTTATGGTCACCTTTGAGGAGCGTGACCAGGTAATCCGTCCGCTGGTAGAGTCTGGTCAGGAAGCGGTTGGCTCTATGGGGGACGATACCCCAATGGCGGTGCTCTCGAACAGAACCCGAACCGTATATGACTATTTCCGCCAGCAGTTTGCCCAGGTAACCAACCCACCCATTGATCCACTGCGTGAAGCGATCGTTATGTCGCTGGAAACCTGCCTTGGTCGTGAGTTGAACCTGTTTGAAGAAACGCCGGAACACGCTGCCCGGGTCATTCTCAAATCACCCATATTGTCCACAGCGAAGTTCCTGGATCTGATGAGTGTTCGTCATCAGCATAAGTCCTTAGAAACGGAAACCATCAACCTGACTTACGACCCGTCCACTGGTCTTGAACAGGCTGTACTCAATGTCTGTGACCAGGCAGAAAAAGCGGTGCAATCCGGCAAGGTGTTAATCTGCCTTTCTGACCGACATATTGATCAGGGTCTGTTACCCGTACCAGCCGCTATGGCGACAGGTGCCGTGCATCACCGATTGATTGAAAAGGGCCTGCGTTCTGAGTCCAATATCATTGTTGAAACGGCGTCTGCCCGTGACTCTCACCAGTTTGCAGTTCTGATTGGTTTTGGTGCCACTGCTGTTTACCCATATCTGGCCTATGAAATCATCAATGACCAGATTCGTTCCGGGGAGGTGATCACTGATCCTCGCGAAGCTTACAAGGGTTACCGTAAAGGTATCGGTAAAGGGTTGATGAAGATCCTGTCCAAAATGGGGATCTCTACCATTGCCTCCTATCGGGGAGCACAGTTGTTTGAGGCTGTTGGTCTTTCCAGAGAGATTGTTGACCTCTGCTTCTGTGGCGTTCAAAGCCGTATCCAGGGTGCCCGCTTTGAAGACTTCCATTATGAACTGGGCCTGCTGGCAGAAACGGCCTGGAAAGCTCGTAAGCCGATTCAGCAAGGTGGTCTGCTGAAGTATGTACACGACAGTGAGTACCATGCCTTTAACCCGGATGTGGTTCAGCAATTACAGATTGCCGTTAAAACCGGTGACTATCAGGAATACCGCAAGTACGCTGAACTGGTCAACAAGCGTCCGGTGGCTACTCTGCGCGACCTGCTGGGCCTTAAGCTGAGTGAAAAAGCACTGGTTGTGGATGAAGTGGAAGCCGTTGGTGAGATCGTTCGTCGTTTTGACTCGGCAGCCATGAGTCTCGGTGCTCTATCCCCGGAGGCTCATGAGGCACTGGCGGAAGCAATGAACCGTCTTGGCGGTCGTTCTAACTCCGGTGAAGGTGGTGAAGATGAGGCTCGCTACGGTACCAACCGTATGTCCAGGATCAAGCAGATTGCTTCAGGCCGTTTTGGTGTAACCCCTCACTACCTGGTCAACGCCGAAGTGCTGCAGATCAAGGTTGCTCAGGGTGCCAAGCCGGGTGAGGGGGGGCAGCTGCCGGGTGGTAAGGTGAATGCGCTGATTGCTCGTCTGCGTTACTCGGTGCCGGGAGTTACCCTGATTTCGCCGCCACCGCACCATGATATCTATTCCATCGAGGATCTGGCTCAGTTGATTTATGACCTTAAGCAGGTCAATCCTGAGGCGCTGGTCTCCGTAAAACTGGTGTCTGAGCCAGGCGTCGGTACTATCGCGGCAGGTGTCGCCAAGGCCTATGCGGATCTGATTACCATCTCTGGCTATGATGGTGGTACTGCTGCAAGTCCTCTGACGTCTATTCGTTATGCCGGTTCTCCCTGGGAGCTCGGGTTAAGTGAAGCCCATCAAACGCTCCGGGGTAATGGTCTGCGCGGCAAGGTCCGACTGCAGACAGATGGTGGTCTCAAGACCGGTCTGGATGTAGTCAAGGCGGCCATTCTCGGTGCAGAAAGTTTTGGTTTTGGTACTACACCCATGATTGCCATGGGCTGTAAATACTTGCGAATCTGCCACCTGAATAACTGCGCTACGGGTGTGGCGACTCAGGATCAGTCGCTGCGGGAAGAGCACTTCAAAGGTGAAGTGGAGATGGTCATGAACTTCTTCACGTTTGTTGCCGAAGAAGTGCGTGAGTGGCTGGCTTTGCTGGGAGCAAAAACCCTTGAAGAAGTGGTGGGCCGAACGGAGTTGCTGGAGCTTCTGCCGGGTCTGACGGAAAAGCAGCAGAATCTGGATCTGTCTCCGATTCTGGGCAGTGCCGATGTGCCTGTGGATAAGCCCATGACCTGCCAGGTGGATCGTAACCCACCATACGACCAGGGGGAGCTGGCAGAGGAGATGGTCCGGCAGACAATACAGACCATTGAAAGTGGGGAAGGTGGCGAGTTCAGTTTCACTGTCGGTAACTGTGACCGTTCCATCGGAGCCCGGCTCTCGGGTGAGATTGCCAAACGTTACGGTAACCAGGGTATGGCTGATCAGCCACTGAAGTTGAAGCTGACCGGTTCCGCTGGTCAGAGCTTCGGGGTATGGAATGCGGGTGGTCTGGAAATGCGTCTGGAAGGTGATGCCAACGACTACGTCGGTAAGGGCATGACCGGCGGTAAGCTGGTGATCTTCCCGCCGGTTGGCAGCAGTTTCGTTACCCATGAAACCGCCATTATTGGTAACACCTGTCTTTATGGAGCCACCGGTGGAACACTATACGCTGCTGGTCGTGCAGGTGAGCGTCTTGGTGTTCGTAACTCTGGTGCCAATGTTGTGGTGGAAGGCGCTGGTGATCACTGTTGTGAATACATGACCGGAGGTTTGGTAACAGTGCTGGGACGCGCTGGTCATAACTTTGGTGCAGGCATGACCGGTGGCTTTGCCTACGTGCTGGATCTGGAAAGAAGTTTTGTTGATCGTTATAACCATGAACTCGTGGATATACATCGCATTGATAATGAAGCCATGGAGCCTTATCAATCACACCTGCTGAGTGTCCTGGAAGATTATGTTTCAGAAACCGGCAGTGCCTGGGGGCAGGAGCTGATTGATGACTTTTATGACTACAGTGGTCGTTTCTGGCTGGTGAAGCCAAAAGCTGCCAGTCTCGATACCTTGCTGGCCAGTACCCGTGGCAGTCCTGAGTAA